One Phaseolus vulgaris cultivar G19833 chromosome 2, P. vulgaris v2.0, whole genome shotgun sequence DNA window includes the following coding sequences:
- the LOC137810338 gene encoding uncharacterized protein: MDFRDGAHKFSRFIVAIGDLWLRLLWYFLQIIVSTWYSIVVVGNLLESYFISRGVLEKYKSHHSEKVQYLAIVIESEEAYQISEVVKLLKWLDSIGVKNVCLYDMNGVLKKSKETIFQNLKNAKSIEEVSQVVIHHAPVHMTIEFLSYVDGKEAMAKAANLVFVENMTRHNFGELDAQILLEPHLNEALQIVGSKGPEPDLLLVYGPVRSHLGFPAWRLRYTEIVHMGSLNFMTYGSLIKAIYNFTKVRQNYGK; the protein is encoded by the exons ATGGATTTTAGAGATGGAGCTCACAAGTTTTCTCGGTTTATTGTTGCT ATTGGAGATCTCTGGCTTCGATTGCTATGGTACTTTCTGCAAATAATTGTCAGCACATGGTATTCCATAGTAGTCGTGGGTAATTTGTTGGAAAGCTATTTCATCTCTCGTGGAGTACTAGAGAAATACAAGTCTCATCATTCAGAAAAGGTTCAGTACCTTGCCATTGTCatagaaagtgaagaagcctaTCAGATTTCCGAAGTTGTTAAACTGTTGAAGTGGCTGGACTCTATTGGTGTGAAGAATGTCTGCCTCTATGACATGAATG GAGTATTGAAGAAATCTAAGGAAAccatatttcaaaatttgaagaaTGCAAAATCCATCGAG GAAGTTAGTCAAGTTGTCATTCACCATGCTCCAGTTCACATGACTATAGAGTTTCTTTCTTATGTGGATGGGAAGGAGGCAATGGCCAAAGCAGCTAACTTGGTTTTTGTGGAGAACATGACGCGGCATAACTTCGGTGAACTAGATGCTCAAATATTGTTAGAACCTCACTTGAATGAAGCATTGCAAATTGTTG GTAGCAAAGGCCCCGAGCCTGACCTTTTACTGGTTTATGGACCTGTGAGGAGCCATCTTGGTTTTCCTGCATGGAGACTTCGCTATACAGAGATCGT ACATATGGGATCGTTGAACTTCATGACATATGGTTCCTTAATCAAAGCCATTTACAACTTCACGAAAGTGCGCCAAAATTATG GTAAGTAG